From Melospiza melodia melodia isolate bMelMel2 chromosome 19, bMelMel2.pri, whole genome shotgun sequence, one genomic window encodes:
- the MMP9 gene encoding matrix metalloproteinase-9, with protein MALLLAPLVAGLLAVSCWAAPLQGKPQAVVTFPGDLISTLPDLQLAERYLQRFGYTTEAEAKIGGRQVSLGKALLKMQKQLGLEETGELDAATLEAMRAPRCGVPDIGTFLTFEGDLKWDHTDLTYRVMNYSPDLDRAVIDDAFRRAFQVWSDVTPLTFTQIYSGEADIMIMFGSQEHGDGYPFDGKDGLLAHAFPPGQGIQGDAHFDDDEFWTLGTGLVVKTRHGNANGAECHFPFIFEGHSYSRCTTEGRKDGLPWCATTPNYDRDKKYGFCPSELLYTNGGNSDGAPCVFPFVFEGTSYDACTTDGRSDGYRWCATTSSFDQDKKYGFCPNRDTAVIGGNSQGDPCVFPFTFLGQSYSACTSQGRQDGKLWCATTSNYDTDKKWGFCPDRGYSIFLVAAHEFGHSLGLDHSSVREALMYPMYSYIQDFQLHPDDVQGIQYLYGRGSGPKPTAPAPAPTEEPQPLPTEEPEPMPTEEPEPMPTEEPEPMPTEAGSTSTTEEEEETTPEPTVGPIPVDPSRDACMERNFDAITEINGELYFFKDGKYWTYSSFWKSGIQGAFSVADTWPGLPDTIDAVFQDLLTKRVFFFAGRQFWVFSGKSALGPRGIEKLGIGKEAGRLSGALQRGRGKVLLFSGESYWRLDVKVQRVDKGYPRATDDVFTGVPLDARNVFLYQGKYHFCRGSFYWRMTPRYQVDRVGYVKYDILQCPQN; from the exons ATGGCACTGCTCCTGGCCCCGCTTGTCGCCGGGCTGCTGGCCGTCTCCTGCTGGGCAGCCCCTCTCCAGGGCAAGCCGCAGGCGGTTGTCACCTTCCCGGGGGACCTGATCAGCACCCTGCCGGATCTACAGCTGGCAGAG CGCTACCTGCAGAGGTTCGGCTACACCACCGAGGCAGAGGCCAAGATTGGTGGcaggcaggtgtccctgggcaaGGCACTGCTCAAGATGCAGAAGCAGCTGGGCCTGGAGGAGACGGGAGAGCTGGATGCTGCCACGCTGGAGGCCATGCGAGCCCCTCGCTGCGGCGTCCCTGACATAGGAACCTTCCTTACCTTTGAGGGGGACCTCAAGTGGGACCACACGGACCTGACTTACCG GGTGATGAACTACTCCCCCGACCTGGACCGTGCTGTGATCGATGACGCCTTCAGACGGGCGTTCCAAGTGTGGAGCGATGTGACCCCTCTCACCTTCACCCAGATATACAGCGGCGAGGCAGACATCATGATCATGTTTGGCAGCCAAG AGCATGGGGACGGGTACCCCTTCGACGGCAAGGATGGGCTCCTGGCCCACGCCTTTCCCCCGGGCCAGGGCATCCAGGGCGATGCCCACTTTGACGACGATGAGTTCTGGACACTGGGAACTGGCTTAG TGGTGAAGACCCGCCACGGGAATGCCAATGGAGCCGAATGCCACTTCCCCTTCATCTTCGAGGGCCACTCCTACTCCCGGTGCACCACGGAGGGGCGCAAGGATGGGCTGCCCTGGTGCGCCACCACCCCCAACTACGACCGGGATAAGAAATACGGCTTCTGCCCCAGCGAGC TCCTCTACACCAATGGTGGCAACAGCGATGGAGCCCCCTGTGTCTTCCCCTTCGTCTTTGAGGGCACCTCCTATGATGCCTGCACCACAGACGGGCGCTCCGATGGCTACCGCTGGTGTGCCACCACCTCCAGCTTCGACCAGGACAAGAAATACGGCTTCTGCCCCAACCGAG ACACGGCGGTGATCGGTGGCAACTCCCAGGGGGACCCGTGTGTCTTTCCCTTCACCTTCCTGGGACAGTCCTACAGTGCCTGCACCAGCCAGGGCCGGCAGGATGGCAAGCTCTGGTGTGCCACCACCAGCAACTATGACACCGACAAGAAGTGGGGCTTCTGCCCTGACAGAG GTTACAGCATCTTTCTGGTGGCTGCCCATGAGTTTGGACACTCACTGGGTCTGGACCACTCCAGCGTGCGTGAGGCCCTGATGTACCCCATGTACAGTTACATCCAGGACTTCCAGCTGCACCCCGATGATGTCCAGGGCATCCAGTACCTCTATG GTCGTGGCTCTGGCCCTAAACCCACTGCACCTGCACCTGCTCCCACTGAGGAGCCCCAGCCTCTGCCCACTGAGGAGCCCGAGCCCATGCCCACTGAGGAGCCCGAGCCCATGCCCACTGAGGAGCCCGAGCCCATGCCCACAGAGGCTGGCAGCACCTCCAccactgaggaagaggaggagacgACACCAGAGCCCACAGTTGGACCCATTCCTGTGGACCCCAGCCGGGATGCCTGCATGGAGAGGAACTTTGATGCTATCACAGAGATCAATGGGGAACTGTACTTCTTCAAGGATGG GAAATACTGGACCTACTCATCCTTCTGGAAATCGGGCATCCAGGGTGCCTTCTCTGTTGCTGATACCTGGCCTGGCCTCCCAGACACCATCGATGCTGTTTTCCAGGATTTGCTCACCAAGAGGGTCTTTTTCTTTGCTG GTCGGCAGTTCTGGGTGTTTTCTGGGAAGAGCGCGCTGGGCCCCCGGGGGATCGAGAAGTTGGGTATAGGGAAGGAAGCCGGCCGCCTCTCGGGGGCCCTGCAGCGGGGCCGCGGCAAAGTGCTGCTCTTCAGCGGGGAGAGCTACTGGAG gcTGGATGTGAAGGTTCAGAGGGTGGACAAGGGCTACCCCCGTGCCACCGACGATGTCTTCACCGGCGTCCCCCTGGATGCACGCAATGTGTTCCTGTACCAAG GCAAGTACCACTTCTGCCGGGGCAGCTTCTACTGGAGGATGACACCGCGCTACCAGGTGGACAGGGTGGGCTACGTCAAGTATGAcatcctgcagtgtccccagaacTGA